In the Alkalinema sp. FACHB-956 genome, one interval contains:
- a CDS encoding TIR domain-containing protein: MVYQLQNAFISYGRADSKTFALMLHKRLTAAGFEVWLDFDDIPLGVDYQNQINDGIEKADNFLYIISPHSINSPYCRKEIELALACNKRIIPLLHCEQITPAIWQQRNPQGSIADWEDYQAKGLHSSFPNMHPAIGKINWIYMREGVDDFEAGLAGLLEIFERHWDYVRHHTTFLAKALDWQRQQKQSRYLLIGEDRQQAETWLKIQFKTEQPPCIPTDLHCEFISESIKNANNLMTQVFIAHADTDDAIAEQIRRSLMRHGLTTWINKVDIQTGLVFQQAIQRGIEEADNIIYVLSPDSLQSDYCHQEIQYALSLNKRIIPILVRSIEADQIPPELANLQYIDLTDNTIEADYDYVESQLIRSLCQDSTYYEAHKILLVKALKWERQNRNPSLLLRGYNLRHAETWFKVAQTNPYYRPIALQETFISESLRQPPIGSLDVFISYSRTDSDFARQLNDALQIQGKTTWFDQESIASGSDFQREIHRGIESADHFLFIVSPSSINSPYCADEVEYAAKLNKRIITVLHRPIRLAELHPELAKVQWIDFNRQAGEFGVHFRELIRTLDTDSEHLQTHTKLLLRAIEWDSAGRKESLLLREDALEAAEQWLTERQNKTPQPTELHETYIHTGRSAADSQQRATQILQDAATKGKQRILIGTIVMTIGLGVAGMAGITAYQAWQQAQQAETAQKLAQLGTRLEREGNNLLQQFNSQQLDALANAIYTGQELQNNTQNLPLDRYPAFSPIFALQTILDRIREVNRIPAHPGHQVLAVQFLADGPPLLTIGDDRSLREWTIDGQSQAKRELGTADLWSASISRDGQGIATIAQDGLLSLWNRTGQRLKQWKITSGDFASVHFSPDGNQLATLTQTGQLQIWNRQGQRISQRKLQGTNFTWDPQGKSLASVDAAGVVRLWRQDGSLERSFKTQQAAILTVQFSPDGQRLATGDREGVVRIWTLTGQQLDELKTQQAFVLSLSWSSDGQQLATADADGNVRLWRLSMPKGSGFSTQQPQVVNLQFGAEGQLWTAAGTETIQAWSLSGKPIATLALPAQTVIAFRFSPDNKTLAILTLDGKAQFLDRQGKATAPPFQAHQGDGSSLHFSPDGQSLLTTGTDGVARLWTLQGQKQLELKVPDLAGKPQAVHSAGFRSDRILTVSEDGVVRFWARSGQLLGSLNAHPGKVVWAIAVSPDGQRFATASEDGTVRLWSMTQNLLAEFRGFPSKILSLQFSPDGQQIAAGGADGTVRWIPVESLGELLDRGCRWIQPYLRNPSLAPTMRQQLSRCNSFG; this comes from the coding sequence ATGGTCTACCAATTGCAAAACGCCTTTATTTCCTACGGACGAGCAGATAGCAAAACCTTTGCCCTCATGCTCCACAAGCGGTTAACGGCAGCAGGCTTTGAAGTCTGGCTCGACTTTGATGACATTCCCCTAGGCGTTGATTACCAAAATCAAATTAATGATGGCATTGAAAAAGCGGATAATTTTCTCTATATCATCTCACCCCATTCGATTAATTCTCCCTACTGCCGCAAGGAAATAGAACTTGCCCTAGCTTGTAATAAACGAATTATTCCCCTACTCCATTGTGAGCAAATTACCCCAGCAATTTGGCAGCAGCGTAACCCCCAAGGGTCGATCGCCGATTGGGAAGATTATCAAGCTAAGGGACTGCATTCCAGCTTTCCGAATATGCATCCTGCGATCGGGAAGATTAATTGGATCTATATGCGGGAAGGCGTGGATGACTTTGAAGCAGGATTGGCCGGACTCCTTGAGATTTTTGAACGCCACTGGGATTATGTCCGTCACCATACAACCTTTTTAGCCAAAGCCCTCGACTGGCAACGGCAACAAAAACAATCGCGTTATCTCCTCATTGGAGAAGATCGACAACAGGCAGAAACCTGGCTCAAAATACAATTTAAAACCGAACAGCCTCCTTGCATTCCAACAGACTTACATTGCGAATTTATTAGCGAAAGCATCAAGAACGCCAATAACTTGATGACGCAGGTATTTATAGCCCATGCAGATACCGATGACGCGATCGCGGAACAAATTCGCCGAAGTTTGATGCGCCATGGGCTCACAACCTGGATTAATAAAGTCGATATCCAAACGGGCCTCGTTTTCCAACAAGCCATTCAACGGGGAATCGAAGAAGCCGATAACATCATCTATGTGCTCTCGCCAGACTCGCTCCAATCGGATTACTGTCACCAGGAAATTCAGTACGCATTATCTTTAAATAAACGCATCATTCCAATCTTAGTTCGATCGATCGAGGCCGATCAAATCCCCCCGGAACTCGCGAATCTCCAATATATTGACCTGACTGATAATACGATCGAAGCTGATTACGACTATGTTGAAAGCCAACTCATTCGCAGTTTATGTCAAGATTCAACCTATTACGAAGCCCATAAAATTCTATTAGTCAAAGCCCTCAAGTGGGAGCGTCAAAATCGCAATCCGAGTCTGCTACTCCGGGGTTATAACCTACGCCATGCAGAGACTTGGTTCAAGGTTGCTCAAACGAATCCCTACTATCGCCCGATCGCGCTCCAGGAAACCTTTATTAGCGAGAGCTTACGGCAGCCTCCGATCGGGTCGCTGGATGTGTTTATTTCCTATTCCCGCACCGATTCCGATTTTGCCCGACAACTGAATGATGCCCTCCAGATCCAGGGAAAAACCACCTGGTTTGATCAAGAGAGCATTGCTTCCGGATCAGACTTTCAGCGGGAAATCCATCGCGGTATTGAAAGTGCGGATCATTTTCTCTTCATTGTGTCGCCGAGTTCGATCAATTCTCCCTATTGCGCTGATGAGGTGGAGTATGCCGCCAAGCTCAATAAACGCATTATTACCGTTTTGCATCGCCCCATCCGTCTCGCAGAACTGCATCCCGAACTCGCGAAGGTGCAGTGGATTGATTTTAATCGCCAAGCAGGGGAGTTTGGAGTCCATTTTCGGGAACTGATTCGGACGCTGGATACGGATTCGGAACATTTGCAAACCCATACGAAACTACTGCTGCGGGCGATCGAATGGGATAGCGCAGGCCGTAAGGAGAGTCTGTTGCTGCGGGAGGATGCCCTAGAGGCGGCGGAGCAGTGGTTAACCGAACGTCAAAATAAAACACCCCAGCCTACAGAGCTGCACGAAACCTACATCCACACCGGACGATCGGCAGCGGACAGCCAACAACGCGCCACCCAGATTTTGCAGGATGCGGCAACCAAGGGTAAACAGCGGATTTTGATTGGAACGATCGTGATGACGATCGGGCTAGGAGTTGCTGGGATGGCTGGAATCACGGCCTACCAAGCATGGCAACAGGCTCAGCAAGCGGAAACCGCCCAGAAGTTAGCACAACTGGGGACACGATTGGAGCGCGAAGGGAATAACCTTCTCCAACAATTCAACAGCCAGCAATTAGATGCACTAGCCAACGCAATTTATACCGGTCAAGAACTACAAAATAATACACAAAATTTACCGCTCGATCGCTATCCTGCCTTTAGTCCAATTTTCGCCCTGCAAACCATCCTCGATCGCATTCGCGAAGTCAACCGCATTCCCGCCCATCCCGGCCACCAAGTCCTAGCAGTGCAGTTTCTCGCCGACGGGCCACCCTTGCTGACGATCGGAGACGATCGCAGCCTCCGAGAATGGACGATCGACGGGCAATCCCAAGCCAAGCGGGAACTGGGGACTGCGGATCTGTGGAGCGCCAGCATCAGCCGAGACGGACAAGGGATCGCCACGATCGCGCAGGATGGCCTCCTCTCCCTGTGGAATCGGACTGGGCAACGCCTGAAACAGTGGAAAATCACATCCGGCGACTTTGCCAGCGTGCACTTTAGTCCCGACGGGAATCAACTGGCAACTCTAACGCAAACGGGACAGCTCCAGATCTGGAATCGTCAAGGACAACGGATCTCACAACGCAAACTTCAAGGCACAAACTTCACCTGGGATCCCCAAGGAAAATCCTTGGCTAGTGTGGATGCCGCTGGCGTGGTGCGGCTGTGGCGGCAGGATGGATCCCTGGAGCGATCGTTCAAAACCCAACAGGCGGCGATTTTGACTGTGCAGTTTAGCCCCGATGGACAACGCCTAGCCACGGGCGATCGGGAGGGTGTGGTGCGGATTTGGACTCTCACCGGGCAGCAACTGGACGAACTGAAGACCCAGCAAGCCTTTGTCTTAAGTCTCAGTTGGAGTTCCGATGGCCAGCAACTGGCAACCGCCGATGCCGATGGCAATGTGCGGCTCTGGCGTCTGAGTATGCCTAAGGGGTCGGGCTTTTCGACCCAACAGCCCCAGGTGGTGAATTTGCAATTTGGTGCTGAGGGGCAACTCTGGACAGCGGCGGGGACGGAGACCATTCAGGCTTGGAGTCTCAGCGGAAAGCCGATCGCAACGCTCGCACTCCCAGCACAAACGGTAATCGCCTTCCGTTTTAGTCCCGACAATAAGACCCTGGCAATCCTGACGCTGGATGGCAAAGCCCAATTCCTCGATCGGCAAGGCAAAGCCACTGCTCCACCGTTTCAAGCCCACCAGGGAGATGGCTCCAGCCTTCACTTCAGTCCCGATGGCCAAAGCCTACTCACCACGGGAACCGATGGTGTAGCACGGCTGTGGACTCTACAAGGGCAAAAACAACTGGAACTGAAAGTGCCGGATCTGGCGGGTAAACCCCAAGCGGTGCATAGTGCAGGCTTTAGGAGCGATCGGATTTTGACCGTGAGTGAGGATGGTGTGGTGCGGTTTTGGGCGAGATCGGGGCAACTACTGGGTAGCCTGAATGCCCATCCCGGCAAGGTGGTGTGGGCGATCGCGGTGAGTCCCGATGGGCAACGGTTTGCGACGGCGAGTGAGGATGGGACGGTGCGGCTGTGGAGCATGACGCAAAACCTGCTGGCAGAATTTCGAGGGTTTCCCAGCAAAATCCTCAGTTTGCAATTTAGTCCCGATGGCCAGCAGATTGCGGCGGGAGGGGCTGATGGAACGGTGCGCTGGATTCCGGTCGAGTCCTTGGGGGAGTTGCTCGATCGGGGTTGTCGTTGGATACAACCCTATTTACGCAATCCCAGCCTTGCACCAACCATGCGGCAACAACTCTCTAGATGTAACTCCTTTGGGTGA
- a CDS encoding response regulator, translated as MRTVLLVEDDPINARVFSKILTKRGGLAVKHTENVEEVLQITQAKQADIVLMDVSLSRSMYQGKSVDGIRLTQMLKDNPDTAHLPVILVTAHAMDGDRETFLAKSGADGYISKPVIDHEAFVNQILALLPEN; from the coding sequence ATGAGAACTGTTTTATTAGTGGAAGATGACCCGATTAATGCACGGGTTTTTTCAAAAATCCTCACCAAACGGGGAGGATTGGCGGTCAAGCACACCGAAAATGTGGAAGAAGTTTTACAAATCACGCAAGCCAAGCAAGCAGACATTGTTCTGATGGATGTTTCGTTGTCCCGCAGCATGTATCAGGGCAAATCCGTCGATGGGATCCGGCTGACCCAAATGCTGAAGGATAATCCTGACACGGCTCACCTCCCTGTCATTCTAGTCACGGCCCACGCCATGGATGGCGATCGGGAAACCTTTCTAGCAAAAAGTGGGGCAGATGGCTACATTTCTAAGCCAGTGATTGACCACGAGGCCTTTGTGAATCAGATTTTGGCATTGCTGCCGGAGAATTAG
- a CDS encoding ABC transporter permease, which translates to MARSNSLKFYIATRLLMAPFMLWLITTLVFLLLRATPGDPADALLGPKASPAAKAALRAQCGLDKSLIGQYGDYLWSLLRLDLGKSCSGKGTVVWDVIQQHFPATAELAIGSLAIALVVGVAIGALSASKPNSGWDTSGRLFGIITYAIPLFWFGMLLQLIFSVGLGLFPLGTRFPTTMPTPTGITGLYTIDSLLSGNFQQFFTALYYLALPALSLGVLISGIFERIVRVNLKQTLQADYVEAARARGIPERRILWNHAFRNTLIPVVTILGLTLAAMLGGAILTEVTFSWPGLANRLYRAIAQRDYAVVQGIVVFFAAIVAIASIAIDIINAYIDPRIRY; encoded by the coding sequence ATGGCTCGATCGAACTCGCTTAAGTTCTACATTGCCACCCGCTTGTTGATGGCTCCGTTCATGCTGTGGCTGATTACCACCCTGGTCTTTCTGCTGCTGCGAGCCACTCCGGGGGATCCGGCGGATGCACTGCTGGGGCCCAAGGCTTCTCCAGCGGCCAAGGCGGCACTGCGGGCACAATGCGGGCTCGATAAGTCACTGATTGGGCAGTATGGGGATTACCTCTGGTCGCTCTTACGCCTGGATTTGGGTAAGTCCTGTAGTGGGAAGGGGACTGTGGTCTGGGATGTGATTCAGCAGCACTTTCCAGCTACGGCAGAATTAGCGATCGGAAGTTTGGCGATCGCGCTGGTTGTGGGGGTGGCGATCGGAGCCTTGTCGGCCTCCAAGCCCAATAGCGGTTGGGATACTAGTGGTCGGCTGTTTGGCATCATTACCTATGCCATTCCGCTGTTTTGGTTCGGCATGTTGTTGCAGTTAATTTTTTCCGTAGGTCTGGGGTTATTTCCCCTCGGCACCCGCTTTCCCACGACGATGCCAACCCCTACAGGTATCACGGGGTTGTATACGATCGATAGCTTACTCAGTGGCAATTTTCAGCAATTTTTTACAGCGCTGTATTACCTCGCATTGCCTGCATTGTCCCTAGGCGTGTTAATCAGTGGCATTTTTGAACGGATTGTTCGGGTCAATTTGAAACAAACCTTGCAAGCAGATTACGTGGAAGCAGCACGGGCGCGGGGCATTCCAGAACGGCGAATTCTTTGGAACCATGCCTTTCGCAACACCTTAATTCCCGTCGTCACCATTTTGGGATTAACGCTGGCGGCAATGCTGGGGGGCGCGATTTTAACGGAAGTGACCTTCTCCTGGCCCGGTTTAGCCAATCGTCTGTACCGCGCAATCGCCCAACGGGATTATGCCGTGGTGCAGGGGATTGTTGTCTTTTTTGCGGCCATTGTTGCGATCGCTAGTATTGCCATTGACATTATCAACGCCTACATCGATCCTAGAATTCGCTACTAA
- a CDS encoding DUF4340 domain-containing protein, producing MKFQRSPLILLLVATLLGIGVYVVEGRKSTPPATETAGSQPIFNFQEADIRAFTLKTWVNTLVFEKQGNQWQMLAPEKTPASEAAIAFLTNLLATGQSERSLPTAADRRAEFGLEPPLATVEVKLADQKVHTLILGKPNFNRTALYAIVDPPADPKAELTVLLVPTTFESAVTRPLAEWKASAPKASPSPSVSPSSRPSASASPSPVSSTPASPAPAESTSPAPTPATPLPSPQ from the coding sequence ATGAAATTTCAGCGATCGCCTTTAATTCTACTGCTGGTTGCAACACTTCTAGGAATCGGCGTGTATGTGGTGGAAGGTCGTAAATCAACGCCCCCAGCCACGGAGACGGCGGGCAGTCAGCCAATTTTTAATTTTCAGGAAGCGGATATTCGTGCATTCACGCTGAAAACCTGGGTCAATACGCTCGTGTTTGAAAAGCAGGGGAACCAATGGCAAATGCTTGCGCCGGAAAAAACACCTGCCAGTGAGGCCGCGATCGCCTTTTTGACCAATTTACTCGCCACCGGCCAATCGGAACGATCGCTACCCACTGCTGCCGATCGGCGGGCGGAATTTGGGTTAGAGCCCCCCCTCGCAACGGTGGAAGTAAAGTTAGCCGATCAAAAAGTGCATACCTTGATCCTGGGCAAGCCCAACTTTAATCGCACGGCTTTGTATGCGATCGTCGATCCACCGGCTGATCCCAAGGCAGAACTCACGGTGCTGCTCGTCCCGACGACGTTTGAGAGTGCGGTCACCCGGCCCCTCGCAGAATGGAAAGCCTCAGCACCCAAGGCCAGTCCATCCCCCTCTGTGTCCCCTAGTTCCAGGCCATCGGCCTCTGCCTCCCCCAGTCCCGTTAGTTCCACTCCTGCATCTCCTGCCCCTGCGGAATCCACTTCACCTGCACCGACTCCTGCTACACCCCTCCCATCCCCCCAATAA
- a CDS encoding Rpn family recombination-promoting nuclease/putative transposase produces MRRDAIFYKLFQQAPNLLFELLEAVPETAYSVMQTRRERYRFESVVVKEPTFMIDGVFLPPEEQPPGVVFFAEVQMQPDQGLYERMFAESMAYFYRNREAFSDWQAVVIYPSRSTEQSKIYPHRSLLNGGQVHRIYLNELGEIDALPLGVAAMVLTIVEETEAPDIAKMLLQRANQEIIDLSEKQAIIEMVSTIIAYMFTTLSRQEIDDMLGTKMEDVRVFREAKEEGAIGEARSLLLRQLTRKVGSINDRTLDLINSLSIEQLESLGEALLDFGSIDDLSNWLENQN; encoded by the coding sequence ATGCGTCGTGATGCTATTTTTTATAAACTGTTCCAGCAGGCTCCCAATCTGCTTTTTGAGCTATTGGAAGCGGTGCCAGAAACTGCCTATTCTGTGATGCAGACACGGCGTGAACGCTATCGCTTTGAGTCGGTGGTGGTCAAAGAACCAACCTTTATGATTGATGGCGTGTTTTTGCCACCGGAAGAGCAACCACCAGGGGTGGTGTTTTTCGCTGAAGTGCAGATGCAACCGGATCAAGGGCTGTATGAGCGAATGTTTGCGGAGTCGATGGCCTATTTTTATCGCAATCGGGAGGCGTTCTCTGATTGGCAGGCCGTGGTGATTTATCCATCTCGATCAACGGAACAGAGCAAGATTTATCCCCATCGATCGCTGCTGAATGGTGGACAAGTGCATCGAATCTATCTCAATGAGTTGGGAGAAATCGATGCGTTGCCGTTAGGGGTGGCGGCAATGGTGCTGACGATCGTGGAGGAGACAGAAGCGCCAGATATCGCTAAAATGCTGCTCCAGCGGGCGAATCAAGAGATTATAGACTTGTCTGAAAAGCAAGCGATAATAGAGATGGTCAGTACGATCATCGCTTACATGTTTACCACGTTATCGAGACAGGAGATTGATGACATGCTGGGTACTAAAATGGAAGACGTTCGAGTATTTCGGGAAGCTAAAGAAGAAGGAGCAATCGGAGAAGCCAGATCGCTGCTCCTACGCCAACTAACCCGAAAAGTGGGCTCCATCAACGATCGTACCCTCGATCTCATCAATTCCCTATCGATCGAACAACTCGAATCCCTCGGTGAAGCACTACTAGATTTTGGATCGATCGATGACCTCTCTAATTGGTTAGAAAATCAGAACTAG
- the purU gene encoding formyltetrahydrofolate deformylase, protein MSPTATLLLSCPDQKGLVAKLANFIYSNGGNIIQADQHTDFSAGLFLTRIEWQLEGFNLPRDVIHPALGAIANPLGAHWEVHFSDRRPRIAIWVSKQDHCLLDLLWRHQAGELDAEIPVMISNHADLAPIAQQFGIDFHPLPITPDTKLAQEAKQLEILQQYQIDLVVLAKYMQVLSSDFVQNFPQVINIHHSFLPAFAGANPYQRAYDRGVKIIGATAHYATPDLDEGPIIEQDVIRVSHRDNVKDLIRKGKDLERIVLARAVRLHLQHRVLVYGNRTVVFA, encoded by the coding sequence ATGTCTCCCACTGCCACCTTGCTGCTGTCTTGTCCCGATCAGAAGGGTCTGGTCGCAAAATTAGCCAACTTCATTTACTCCAATGGCGGCAATATCATCCAGGCGGATCAGCATACGGACTTTTCGGCGGGGTTGTTTCTGACGCGGATCGAGTGGCAGTTGGAGGGATTCAACCTTCCCCGAGATGTGATTCACCCGGCCCTGGGTGCGATCGCGAATCCCCTGGGAGCGCACTGGGAAGTACATTTCTCCGATCGACGGCCTCGGATTGCCATTTGGGTCAGCAAGCAGGATCACTGTTTACTCGATCTGCTGTGGCGACACCAGGCTGGGGAACTGGATGCGGAAATTCCCGTGATGATTAGCAACCACGCGGATCTCGCACCGATCGCCCAGCAGTTTGGCATTGACTTCCACCCTCTGCCGATTACCCCGGATACCAAACTGGCCCAGGAAGCCAAACAACTGGAAATCCTTCAGCAATACCAGATTGATCTAGTCGTGTTGGCGAAATATATGCAGGTGTTGTCCTCGGATTTTGTCCAAAATTTTCCCCAGGTGATTAATATTCACCATTCCTTTTTACCAGCCTTTGCGGGGGCCAATCCCTACCAACGGGCCTACGATCGGGGGGTCAAAATCATCGGTGCAACAGCCCACTACGCCACACCGGATCTGGATGAGGGGCCGATTATTGAGCAGGACGTGATCCGAGTTAGCCACCGGGACAATGTGAAGGATTTAATTCGCAAAGGCAAGGATTTGGAGCGGATTGTCCTGGCGCGGGCAGTGCGGCTGCATTTGCAACACCGGGTGTTGGTCTACGGTAATCGGACAGTAGTGTTTGCGTAG
- a CDS encoding iron uptake porin, whose amino-acid sequence MIPILPAAPVITPPAEVRSVPIAATPSPLSAIASDALTSANPEASPEVNPALAQITAVSQLSDVKPTDWAFQALQSLVERYGCLAGYPERTFRGNRPLTRYEFAVGLNQCVDRLVEQTGPAIATGLSEPLSKPLSKPFVRTEDLATLKQLNQEFTSELATLRGSIASLEQRTASLEQQQFSTTVKLQGQAVFGLGVAAGGKPPGKGENNVVLTDLIQLQLASSFRPGRDLLRVGLVASNFANDGFGGFQALNTNMAFTSYLGNNNQLQINTVDYRFAVNDRLVLAFQPVGFTLSSVLSTNSSYGDAGTGAISRFAALNPVLRMGNLDAGVGLDWLMSNRWRLQVAYGARSANDPQQGLFGSGHQAIGVQLLNKPSANTILGFTYINAYASDAHLDTFTGSQNADTSGGIEAPAKMHALAASMRWRVSPKVTLGAWGGAVLTDSTFGRIFRVITDRDVRLKDLGAVTLATTYLVSLGIEDPFGRIGDQWVFMVGQPPKLNAGVLIERSDSSTSLHFETFYRMRINDHLSIVPGFFWVTNPGHIRENNDIFVGSLRTTFNF is encoded by the coding sequence ATGATCCCGATCTTGCCTGCGGCCCCAGTTATAACCCCCCCCGCCGAAGTGCGTTCTGTTCCGATCGCTGCGACCCCTTCTCCCCTGTCTGCGATCGCGTCTGATGCTCTGACCTCTGCCAATCCTGAAGCGTCTCCCGAAGTCAATCCAGCCCTCGCCCAAATCACCGCCGTTTCCCAGCTGAGCGATGTCAAGCCAACGGATTGGGCCTTTCAAGCGCTGCAAAGCCTCGTAGAACGGTATGGCTGTCTGGCGGGCTACCCGGAGCGTACCTTTCGTGGCAACCGGCCCCTGACTCGCTACGAATTTGCCGTGGGGCTCAACCAGTGTGTCGATCGGCTCGTAGAGCAAACCGGCCCAGCGATCGCAACGGGGTTATCTGAACCACTGTCTAAACCACTGTCTAAACCATTCGTGCGAACGGAAGATCTCGCAACCCTCAAACAGTTAAACCAGGAATTCACCTCAGAATTAGCCACCCTGCGCGGCTCGATCGCCAGTCTCGAACAACGGACTGCCAGCCTCGAACAACAGCAATTTTCAACCACCGTCAAACTCCAGGGACAGGCCGTCTTCGGCTTGGGGGTGGCTGCAGGCGGAAAGCCACCGGGCAAGGGCGAAAATAACGTCGTTTTAACGGATCTGATTCAGCTCCAATTAGCCTCTTCCTTCCGTCCAGGACGCGATCTATTGCGGGTGGGGCTCGTGGCCAGCAACTTTGCCAATGACGGCTTTGGTGGGTTTCAGGCACTCAACACCAACATGGCCTTTACCTCCTACCTCGGCAACAATAACCAGTTGCAGATCAATACGGTGGACTATCGCTTTGCCGTGAACGATCGGCTCGTGTTGGCCTTTCAGCCCGTCGGCTTTACCCTCAGCAGCGTGCTCAGCACCAACTCCTCCTACGGTGATGCGGGAACGGGTGCAATTTCCCGATTTGCAGCCTTGAACCCGGTTTTGCGGATGGGCAATCTTGATGCGGGAGTGGGTTTGGATTGGCTGATGTCCAATCGCTGGCGCTTGCAGGTGGCCTATGGCGCGCGATCGGCCAATGATCCGCAGCAAGGACTCTTTGGCTCAGGGCATCAAGCGATCGGGGTGCAGTTGCTCAATAAACCCAGCGCCAATACGATTTTGGGGTTTACCTACATCAATGCCTACGCCAGCGATGCTCACCTGGATACCTTCACAGGCAGCCAAAACGCCGATACCTCCGGCGGTATTGAAGCACCCGCAAAAATGCATGCCCTAGCGGCCTCGATGCGTTGGCGGGTATCACCTAAGGTGACGCTGGGGGCTTGGGGCGGTGCGGTTTTAACCGACTCAACCTTTGGCAGAATCTTTCGCGTGATTACCGATCGGGATGTGCGGCTCAAGGATTTGGGGGCCGTCACCCTCGCGACGACCTATTTAGTTTCCCTGGGGATTGAGGATCCCTTTGGTAGAATTGGTGATCAATGGGTATTTATGGTCGGACAACCCCCGAAATTAAATGCTGGGGTCCTCATCGAACGCAGTGATTCAAGTACTTCGCTGCACTTTGAGACGTTCTACCGCATGCGGATCAACGATCATCTTTCCATTGTACCGGGCTTCTTTTGGGTGACTAATCCGGGGCATATTCGGGAAAATAATGATATTTTTGTCGGCAGTCTGCGGACAACGTTTAATTTCTAG
- a CDS encoding RNA-guided endonuclease TnpB family protein, producing the protein MLVLEFKTYGKPAQFRVVDEAIRVTQFIQNKSIRLWMDGQAKSWVELSRHCSLLAKEFNFANQLNSMARQAAAERAWASISKFYDHCKKKVPGKKGFPTFQKDCRSVEYKTSGWKLSDDRKSITFTDKCGIGRLRMKGTRDLHFYPIDQIKRVRLVRRADGYYVQFCVSVDRAENVESTGKAVGLDVGLQEFYTDSDGATVENPRFLRKAARVLKRSQRRVSKKVKGSSNRRKARQILGKRHLKISRQRKDHAIKLARCVVTSNDVVAYEDLRIKNMVRNHCLAKSINDASWYQFRCWVEYYGKVFSKITIAVPPAYTSQECSNCGVIVKKSLSQRTHSCQCGCEMDRDHNAARNILSRGLATVGHTGSLILDMGNAWGDGASTVVGKSLLQQALS; encoded by the coding sequence ATGCTAGTGCTTGAGTTCAAAACCTACGGCAAGCCTGCACAGTTCAGAGTAGTTGATGAAGCCATCCGTGTGACTCAGTTCATTCAGAATAAATCAATTCGATTGTGGATGGATGGGCAGGCTAAATCCTGGGTTGAACTATCTCGCCACTGTTCGCTGCTGGCAAAAGAATTTAACTTTGCAAATCAGCTGAATTCAATGGCTCGACAAGCAGCAGCAGAACGAGCATGGGCAAGTATTTCCAAGTTCTACGACCATTGTAAAAAGAAAGTTCCTGGCAAGAAAGGATTCCCGACTTTTCAGAAAGATTGTCGCAGTGTGGAATACAAAACCTCTGGATGGAAACTCTCGGATGACCGCAAATCCATCACTTTTACTGATAAGTGTGGGATTGGTCGATTGAGAATGAAAGGGACTCGTGACCTGCATTTCTATCCAATCGACCAGATTAAACGGGTGCGGTTGGTGCGACGGGCCGATGGCTACTATGTGCAATTTTGCGTATCGGTAGACCGTGCTGAAAATGTTGAATCAACTGGGAAAGCAGTCGGATTAGATGTGGGATTGCAAGAGTTCTACACCGATTCCGATGGCGCGACGGTTGAAAATCCTCGGTTTCTACGCAAGGCGGCAAGAGTCTTGAAGCGTAGTCAGCGTAGAGTTTCCAAGAAAGTTAAAGGTTCAAGCAATCGGAGAAAAGCAAGACAGATTTTAGGTAAGCGTCATCTCAAAATAAGTAGGCAGCGTAAAGACCATGCCATTAAGTTGGCAAGGTGCGTAGTCACATCTAACGATGTTGTCGCCTACGAAGATTTGAGAATCAAAAATATGGTGCGAAATCATTGTCTTGCCAAATCGATTAACGATGCATCTTGGTATCAGTTCAGGTGCTGGGTGGAGTACTACGGCAAAGTATTTTCTAAAATCACGATTGCCGTTCCACCAGCCTATACCAGCCAAGAATGCTCTAACTGCGGCGTGATTGTGAAAAAGTCTCTATCCCAAAGAACCCACTCTTGCCAGTGTGGGTGTGAAATGGATAGAGACCACAACGCAGCTAGAAACATCCTGAGTCGGGGATTAGCTACCGTAGGGCATACGGGAAGCCTCATACTAGACATGGGAAACGCTTGGGGAGATGGAGCCTCTACTGTTGTTGGCAAAAGCCTGCTACAGCAAGCACTGTCGTAG